Part of the Lolium rigidum isolate FL_2022 chromosome 6, APGP_CSIRO_Lrig_0.1, whole genome shotgun sequence genome, TGTTTTCCTAATGAAAAAGGAAAAGTTTAGTACTCTAAACAAGTAACAAATTTGGCAATCAACTTTATACTTTTTTAGGAGAATTTGGAATAGTTGTGTTTTCTCCATTAAAAATTGCAAACAACCAAGTGGTAAGAAACATATGCATGTCTAATTTTTATTCCATATTGTTCTGACATATATAATTTCTTTGGAGAAATCTGGTATGATGGTGCCCTTCTAGGTAGTGGGATTATTGATTCCCTCCCCACACGACAAGTGTTGCAATGTGAGGAGATCTCACCCCCAACGGTGAACCACACCATAACACTTGTCGCGATGTGAGAGAGCCCTCCCGGTAGGAGGCTCACAATTAAAATTTTCCCTTATATTTGTGGAtttaaatacaaaaaataaaacaTCTTTTAAATCGAGTGTCTTACACGCTTCTTTTTGTGGTTGTGCTAGTTGCATCTAGATATTCAAAATTAGATATCATATTGATATGTTTTGATATATTTTTTCACTGTCTTAAGTGCCTAGGTTGAATTGTCTTCGGCTTTGCTATGCGATGTTTATTGTTCTGCATTGCCATCAGAGCAAGATCATGTGCCCGTGGGAGGAGGCGTGGCGCTGCTCTGCCCAGGGCGTGGAGTGGATAGATGCATGCGTAGCCAATGCAAGACTTTCATGCGACCCATGGAGCGCGACCACGTGCATGCGTGATGGAGCCCACATGCAGGATCATATGCTCTTCTGGGCCTAATTGTATTTCAGGGTTAGAGCCCCGAGCTACATATAGCcttttattttcaaaatttaaaaaaatcatagttttaagtttcaaaaaaatctaaaaacaattctggatgtagacaatgatgaaatctataaacgtgcaaaatcttaatgtgaaattctttgtattgcaGATTGCACATAAATGACAAAATGTGACAGGTTTATTGTTTTGAAATGTAAACTATTCATTATTTTTAAATCCatacatttgtcatttttgtttagCGTAAAGTACTAAGAACTTTTTGCAAGTTTGTAGATTCCATCATTGACTACATTATTcaggatttttttcagatttttttgaaactttaaaatatgaTTTCTAAATTTTTgagaataaagagctacatgtagctcggcctccaatTTGTTCACTCTCGTTGGAGCCCCTTATACTAAGGGAAATATTCTATCTAGATTGAAATTATGTTGTACTCCTCCGTCcctaaaatgtaaggcgtctaagaattgcatctaaggattagttaaaagtcaatATTTTTAAAGCTTGACTAAGTTTATAcaaaaaaaatatgaacatttacaatACTGAATCAATATCAGTAGATTCACCACAAAGTGTATTATCTTAATGTGTCCATTTTATATTATcaatgtaaatatttttttctaaatatttagtcaaaACTAGTAAGATTTAACTTTTAACTAATCCTAGATGTCTAACATTTTGgggcggagggagtacattttactctaattttttttgtattataCCACACCACCACACTGGTTCTGTCTAACTCTTCTTTTCTTTTGAAACACGTATGACCGCAGACGGTGAAAATCTAAACATACACATACCACGATGAACGCACGCATCCGAGAGACTAAGTTAAAAAAAAAACTGTTTCGACGGGTCCTAAGATTAACGGAGTAATCACAAACGTCTTTGCTATGGTGGGAAATTCGCCTCCCACCCAAAAAGTATTTTGTCTTTTTCTAATACACCCAATCGTTAAAGCTTAGGTTTAATCTTTAATGGGTTGGAAGGCAATGCCCTTCTAACCATCCAAGGATAAGTTGATCCTCCTGCTTTATCGCTCCTTGGTACGTCGTGATTGTGAGGATTGTTATCACGTCAGGGCTTAGAGATAAGCTGGCGTCCCCTTCCTCCCCTGTGACGTCGTACTCGCACGCAACAGTATGACATGACAGTGAGCGAGGTCCCTGTACCCGGATGGGAAGCCGTGCACATGTAAAATGCATCTTGCTGCCATCAGAAGGCCACGCTAACATGTACCTTATTGGACGGAACCGTGTTACTGACACTACACAAGATATACACACCAGAGATGTCCATTGCAAATAATCACAGTCTTACTACATTTCTAGTCTGTCTAACCTACAGTATATGCATGTGTCACGCTACAGGCTTGTTTTGAGTTCCCCTGCAGGCAGGGCTAACTAGGATGTTGACTTGCTAACAGAGGAATTGGAAGGTCCCGATTAGACTACCTTACCCCGACGTTGACCCGCGCACGTCTCGCCGGCTATCCGAACCGCCGTGTATGGTCACGATCAAGGTTCCTCCTGCGCCGAACAACGCCGGTTGCGGCAGCGGCTCCGTGGCCCccgtcgccgacgacgacgacgacgatgatgactgtGCCTCCGCCTTCCCATTCCCTCGTTGCAGCTCCACGTCGGCCCGGCAGAGAGGACACGTGGATTTGGCGCGCAGCCACGCGTCGACGCACTCCACGTGGAACGCGTGCCCGCAGTTGGGCAGCTCCCGCACCTTGTCTCCGTCCGCGAGCTCCGACAGGCACACCGCACAGTCAGCTCCCCCGGCACCGGTGCCGGCGGCGACAGTCTCCTTCCGGTACGATGTCACCGGCAGCGCGGAGAGCGCGGACGCGTCCAGCCCGCGCCGGCTGCTGCCGATCCCGCTGATGGACCGCAGGATGCCGGcggcgaggccgccgccgcggcgggcaCGGCCTCCGCCCGCCCGCCACTGCAGGGCGTGCACCAGGATGCggaggacgacgaagacgacggtgAGCGCGAAGAGGATGACGGCGGTGGTCAGCAGGATGCGCCCGCTGAAGCTGTACTGCTGCCGCCCGTACGTGTCCGGGGCGCCGTTCGACGACGGTGGCGGGTTCCCCGACATGGCAAGGATCAACCGGTAAGATTAAGCTTCCTGCCCTGCGCTACGGAATCAGGACCCAAGCTAAGGAGGAAGAGAGAAAAGTAGCTCAAATTTATTAGAGGTCGTGTACTCCGCATGGCTTATCCGTGAGCTTGTAGCTTGGGTTACACGGTGGTGCTTAGGTCAACGCGGGTGGTGTCAATGTCAGTGCCATGAACTGTGCGGACTTGTGGGGTGACGACAACTATTGCAACTCACATGATCATTCCTCGTGGCGCCAAAATGGGGTGTTGCTTGGACTTCGGGCGGCTTCGGAAGATTGTGGATTTGATCAGCAAGGTTTGAGTACGTTTTTCTTAAGTTACCTGAGCTTTCAGTAGACGTGACTTGGCTGTCATGTGAATTTGTAAGTTGAATTGCAAGACCCAGGAAGCTTCGAGGAACCAAGCCAACAAGCTGAAAACGTTGACTTTAGAAACCAGACGCGTTTGAACTTTGGCCATGGAAATTTCCCTCAAGATTTTACTGGGAATAAACAGCATCTCATTAATTTTCATACTCCGTAAGAATTTTCCATGCATCAAGGGAATATGTTCACGGTTTCCGCCAAAAACAAggcataaataaaattatttgagAACGATCTTCATAACTAGCTTTATCACCACTACTAATAAAAGCTCCAGAGGGGCTGATCCAACAGATCCTGGCCATTAAAACCTGAAATCTAACATTGGCATTGCTCCCGTGTTTGACGGCACAACGTTGTCCGCGGTCTATCACATGGTGTGTTTTCCTTAAAAAAATATGGCATCGTGCCACCATCGTGGGTTCCTCTGCTCAACCGCCACGGCGCCATGAGCCAACGGCTCTCCCAAGGGCACGCCGCCACGACTCTCTCCTCCAATTGCCCACATCTCACCGACATGAATCTCTCCTGCTCTTGCCTGCATCGCCGTGTTGCCTTTGTCCACACTCCACAGCGCTGCCTGCCTTCTTCCCATAACGCCAGACACCCTGCTGCACCGCCGGCCCACGCGCCTCCTCCGCTATGTCACGCCATCCCGCCGGCCGTCGGCCCTGCCTTTCATCGCCGCCCTTCCCCTGGTTGACCACATCATTCTCCTAGACGACAGTGTCCCACCACCGCTGTTCCCCCGGTCGTTCATCTCCGCCACCGGCGCCACCGGAGTGCCCCACGGATTCAGTTTTTGCAACTTCGCCAATTTCAGATCCATCCCTGAATACGCCGCAAAAAATCATTTGATTGTTCATTTCCCTTTCATTAATTGCAAATCCAACTCTGAAAGTGGAGGAACCGCACTATTGCAAGCACCGGATTGCTACTGTTTTTCTTTTCATCCCTTTTGTATAGTGTTGTTTGGTGAGATGTCTTTTCCCTGGTAGATTAGATACGTCGACAATTTCTGATAAGTTAAAATGGTTCTGGGTGAAGTAAAGAGTCAGAAACATCCATGTTCCATTGGATTCGTGAATTAACTTCGAAGTTGAGTGGATGTCAACATGGTGTAAAGTTGTACTGCTATCTCCTGCATATGCCGATCCTTTTTGTGAATAGGGATGCCTTGGTATATCTTGCAGGCAAAGAGTTTTTCTGAAGAAACTACAATAATAATTAAGATATCTTGCCGTGTTCAATTCAGAATTTGTTTCCTCTAGACaagagaagtgccccaattgtcGGGTCCATCTAGGAGCAACAGTCAATTGATTTGGCTCCCTGATACCCTAAAAgctttgaaagttgaaagcaattcaaCTGCTATGTCACTtatatcatttttgttttgttgattattatgcagATTCTAAGTGGTCGTTGAAGAGCTGGAACTCTGTTACTGGTAGTCTGCATTTTAAATCATCTAGAAGCAAAGGTCTGCATTCTTTGAACTGAGATATTGTGAAACTAAAtattaagttgaaagcaattCAACTGATATGTTATTTCTCACATACCGGTTCTTCATTTTGTTGATTATGAAGATTCTAAATGGTCATGGAAGAGCGACGCGGACGTTTGGAACCCGTCTACGCGCGAGGTCGAAATCGCATGCGTAGAGGTTTACTATGAGATTAGCACCTAATATAGCGTGTAATAAATACGTAGGATTTACTTGTTTTATATGAGCCGGATACATAAGGAAATACTACTTCGCTGTGTTGTACACACATAAGTCAATGCCTGTACGGGGCACAGGGCACGGCGTGGACACTGGACATCATAACTCATCTGTTAAGCACAACAGTTTGAGGTTGGTCTTTAAATTTTTTCCTGTAGTTACCACAAATTATTCTACTAGTAGGACAAATTCTTTGACGAGTCTCTTGGTACGTCAATGATTGATGAGCCCATGGTACATGAATGATTAAATAGAAAAAAACCTCCTGACATATCAAGCTAGATTATTTCCATAACCACAAATTTAGCAAACACACATAGCCTTACTAGTTTATTGACATAAGTGATTTGTAAGAAAGAAAAGTGATTTTATACTAGTTGAAATGGAATATTTTATACTAATGGTTCCTGATTAtaacaataattttgcaaaattattttttaatatgtGGAAAGGCGGTTGGAAGTTGTCACAATTATCAACGCCGAAGAGATAGTCAAAATCATCAACTGTGAAACAAAGTTTTAATCACTTTTTTTTATATAAATGGTGTAGATAGAAAACAAGTTATGAATTAAATGGTTTGCACTAAATGGTGCAGATAGTCAAAATTAAGATTTTTTACTATTCTAAATTGAACATTTTGTATTAATGGTGTGGATAGTCAAAAATGTGATTTCAAAATTGAGCATATTCTGTTAACGATGCAGATAGTCAAAAATTGTAATTTTGTCCTAATTAATctaaattgaacatttttttactAATGGTGCAGATACTGAAAATGTGACACTATTATTTTTTCTTAGGATTAAACTAGGAGAGGTGTCAACACCTGCAGTATGAACTATTATTTTTTctatctttgaacactattattttcaATGGTGTATTAGTGCATTATTTTCTTGAGATTAATTTAGTAGTGTTGTCGACGCCCGCAACATGAAAATGTAATTGTAGTACTACTAGGTTTTACTAGTCAGCGAATTAGAGAGTTGAGGCCTAGAGAGGATTAATTGGCCGTGTTAATGCAGCATGGGGTTCACTAAATGGCCCTGCAATCCCATAAATGCCCCTGTTACCAATAAGTGTCCCTGCTGCCAATAAATGTCCAGTATATGCTTCAAATGTAAAAAACGAAAATACGCACACTATACCAAATGGGAATACACAAGTTGTCAGGCATGTGTTGCTCTCTGATTGGTGCCATTTCATCCTCGCGCGGAGACGGGTTCCATTAGCTATTTTCGCATGGAAGAGCTGCAAGTTTGTTATTGTTAGTCTGCCGCCGCCGGCTCCCTGCATGCAAAGCCCCCTCCCTTCACGGCGCCACAGCGAATCAGGCCACCGCTGGTGTCCTGCACGTGAAGCCACCGCCTGGCACGCTGCCACACGGAAcccttcccgccgccgccgcggaggacgTTGCCCAGCACGCAGTCACGGGTCTCCGCCTGCGCTCCAACCGCCCTGCACAAGAAGCCACCACCATCGCCTGAACCTAGCTCTGGACGTCCCTCTTCTACATTGCATCTTTTTAGTCTGCAAGTACACTCGATTTTCAGGTTTGCTAATTAATACTTGGTTTTGACCAGCAAACAATGAATAAATAGTTCCAATTGGTTGAAAATATTATTTAGGTTTGCTAATTCAGTACATGGTTTTGATCATTAACCTATACGCATGTTGGCACACAATATTTGTTTTAATAGATCGATGGTCTGGGCATGCAGAGATGCTAACTCTTGGTTCTCATGGACTCATGGTTATCATCACCTCAATTATTGGATCAGGTTGGGCAAACAGGACGAAGTGTCATGTATGCATTTTTTAGCATTATGTTACTGAAAAGATGCCAGTGAATAAAAATGAACGGAACTGCGATCCAGTTTGAACTAAAGTGacagacacttattatggatcggtggGAGTAATATTTATAGGGACATTAGGAGTCTGTAAGTTCACATTT contains:
- the LOC124659503 gene encoding E3 ubiquitin-protein ligase EL5-like, whose protein sequence is MSGNPPPSSNGAPDTYGRQQYSFSGRILLTTAVILFALTVVFVVLRILVHALQWRAGGGRARRGGGLAAGILRSISGIGSSRRGLDASALSALPVTSYRKETVAAGTGAGGADCAVCLSELADGDKVRELPNCGHAFHVECVDAWLRAKSTCPLCRADVELQRGNGKAEAQSSSSSSSSATGATEPLPQPALFGAGGTLIVTIHGGSDSRRDVRGSTSG